A genomic segment from Eubalaena glacialis isolate mEubGla1 chromosome 16, mEubGla1.1.hap2.+ XY, whole genome shotgun sequence encodes:
- the FAM216B gene encoding LOW QUALITY PROTEIN: protein FAM216B (The sequence of the model RefSeq protein was modified relative to this genomic sequence to represent the inferred CDS: substituted 1 base at 1 genomic stop codon) encodes MKMGGKQKRQQKLRNVPQIPCIRVPHSVSDSSLLKDLTQGQQRYFYSIMRIYNPRAQWVALQTCYVHGLQQQQLLAYITQQEALACAAILRDSTKRASAKAGCHRTISQRAXGGTRTRPSALPVFVVPLRAQSIGLRSLRTKALHKL; translated from the exons ATGAAGAtgggaggaaaacagaaaagacaaCAAAAGCTACGGAATGTTCCACAGATTCCTTGCATTCGAGTCCCTCACTCTGTCTCTGATAGTTCACTGCTGAA GGACCTAACCCAAGGGCAGCAGCGCTACTTTTACAGCATCATGAGGATTTACAATCCCAGGGCCCAGTGGGTGGCCCTGCAGACCTGCTATGTTCACGGCCTTCAGCAACAGCAGCTGCTTG CCTATATTACTCAACAGGAGGCCTTGGCTTGTGCTGCCATACTTAGAGATTCAACCAAAAGAGCCTCAGCCAAGGCAGGTTGTCATAGAACCATCTCCCAGAGAGCCTGAGGTGGGACAAGAACACGGCCCTCAGCACTGCCTGTGTTTGTGGTTCCACTCAGGGCCCAAAGCATAGGGCTCCGATCCCTCAGGACCAAGGCTTTGCACAAGCTCTGA